Genomic segment of Pararhodobacter zhoushanensis:
CGAGCGCCCCGAAACGCTGGACCTGATGCGCCGCCACATCGGCGCGCTTGAGCATGAATTGCGGGCGCTTGGCCATGATCAGCTGTCGCTGCGCTTTAACAGCACCAGCCCGCAGTCGCAGGGCACGAGCCCCGGCTGGCTAACGGGCGGTCAATCAGGGGCGCAGGGTGGCACGTATTCGGGCGGTCAACCGGGGAACCAATCGGGCAATACGCCGTCCACTGCGCCGCAGCCCGATCCGCCGCTCATCACCCCCGACCCAATCGCCGCGCGCAGTCTGGTGCGCGATCACCTCGACCTCAGGCTCTGAGAGGACTTTATGGAAATCACCTCGAACGCTGGCACCTACAGCGCCAATTCCCGACAGCAGACCCCGACGCAGACGGATTATCAGACGTTTCTGAACATGCTGACCGTGCAGATCCAGAATCAGGACCCGCTCAACCCGATGGACCCGTCGGATTTCGCCGTGCAGCTGGCGACGTTTTCGTCGGTCGAGCAACAGACCTATACCAATCAGCTGCTCAGCTCGATGCTGGGCCAGACCGGGCTTGCCGATCTGGGCGGCTGGGTGGGGATGGAAGCGCGGATTTACGGCGGGGCGCATTTCGACGGCACGCCGATCGCCCTGACGCCCGACCCGGCGCTGGGGGCGGATGAGGTCAATCTCATCGTGCGCGACAGCACCGGTGCTATCGTCGACACCCGCAGCCTGGACCCCGAAACGCAGAGCTACAGCTGGGACGGGCTGGACCGCGACGGGGCCGCGCTGCCCGAGGGCACCTATTCGTTCGAGCTGGAGTCAAAGCTGGAGGGCGACACGCTCGATTCGCAACCCGTCGCGGCCTATATGCCGGTGCTTGAAGCGCGGTTTGAGGGTGGCATGACGCTGCTGGTGCTGCCGGGCGGGCTGTATGTGGACAGCACTCAGGTCACCGGGTTGCGCCGCCCCCTGGCGTGATCGCCTTAGAAGTACAGCACCGTCAGCAACCCGGCCCAGGCCACAGCGGCCCCGGCGACGAACCAGCCCAGCGCGGCCAGCGAGCGGCCCTGCGGCGCGGGCGGTTCGGGCTGGCGCAGGCGCAGCAACGCGGTATCCACAGCGCCCGGCAAATGCGGGCCGAACCGGCCGAGCACGGTCATCGTGCGACGCAGATCGCGCAGGAAGGCGGCGGGCCCCAGCGTGGTGCGGATGTAATCCTCGACCACCGGCTGCGCGACATGCCAGATGTTGATCGACGGGTTGAGCGAGCGTGAGACCCCCTCGACCACGACCATGGTGCGTTGCAGCAAGATCAGCTCGGTGCGGGTTTCCATGCCGAAACGCTCGGTCACCTCGAACAGGTAATTGAGCAGTCGTGCCATCGAGATATGGTCGGCGTCCATGCCAAAGATCGGCTCGCCGACCGAGCGCAGGGCGCGGGCGAATTCGTCGATGTCACGGTCGGCGGGGACGTAGCCGGCCTCGAAATGAACCTCGGCGACGCGGCGATAATCCTTGCGGATGAAACCGAACAGGATCTCGGCATAGACGCGGCGGGTGTATTCGTCGATCTGCCCCATGATGCCGAAATCATAGGCGATCAGGTCGCCATTCGCGCTGACCTTCAGGTTGCCCTGATGCATGTCGCCGTGGAAATACCCGTCGCGCAGCGCGTGTTTGAGGAAC
This window contains:
- a CDS encoding flagellar hook capping FlgD N-terminal domain-containing protein, yielding MEITSNAGTYSANSRQQTPTQTDYQTFLNMLTVQIQNQDPLNPMDPSDFAVQLATFSSVEQQTYTNQLLSSMLGQTGLADLGGWVGMEARIYGGAHFDGTPIALTPDPALGADEVNLIVRDSTGAIVDTRSLDPETQSYSWDGLDRDGAALPEGTYSFELESKLEGDTLDSQPVAAYMPVLEARFEGGMTLLVLPGGLYVDSTQVTGLRRPLA